A single window of Pirellulales bacterium DNA harbors:
- a CDS encoding helix-turn-helix transcriptional regulator, giving the protein MKERITRGRRLTSDEAAKYRTIRQQIEHEKVEIARRLQSEAPGPGSWADLHELRSMVDSLRAERERRGLSRETVAQRAGIKSQQIEHLEEHRDLNPPLSTLTRYAAAVGRHLMMGLAAGEPLPAGPAITPAPMSTPTQAAHS; this is encoded by the coding sequence GTGAAGGAGCGCATCACGCGCGGCCGCCGATTGACGTCGGACGAGGCCGCCAAGTATCGGACGATTCGCCAGCAGATCGAGCATGAGAAGGTGGAAATCGCACGGCGACTGCAAAGTGAGGCTCCTGGACCCGGATCGTGGGCTGATCTCCACGAATTGCGGTCGATGGTCGACTCTCTGCGCGCGGAGCGGGAACGTCGCGGACTATCGCGGGAAACGGTTGCACAGCGGGCGGGGATCAAGTCTCAGCAGATCGAGCATTTAGAGGAGCATCGCGATCTTAATCCGCCGCTTTCAACGCTGACGCGTTATGCCGCGGCCGTCGGTCGCCATTTGATGATGGGATTAGCCGCAGGCGAGCCGCTCCCGGCGGGCCCCGCGATCACACCCGCGCCAATGTCGACGCCAACGCAAGCGGCCCATTCCTGA